The following proteins are encoded in a genomic region of Triticum dicoccoides isolate Atlit2015 ecotype Zavitan chromosome 1B, WEW_v2.0, whole genome shotgun sequence:
- the LOC119310230 gene encoding non-classical arabinogalactan protein 31-like — MAVLAKCLLLFSLSAALFSLLGTGASAMGLPQPHVPVNFTIGVQGMVWCKTCRYIGYNAAMDASPLQGAEVYLQCRHGPRRLKKLPGTSGQGGYFVIQSAHMASFTNDECMVYAESSSSTACGLVDEPAAGEGLPLKFDSFVKHGDGLQALYSVGNFFFRPSNPNKC, encoded by the exons ATGGCGGTGCTAGCCAAGTGCCTCCTTCTGTTCTCTCTCTCCGCGGCGCTCTTCTCTCTGCTCGGCACCGGCGCCTCCGCCATGGGCCTGCCCCAGCCTCATGTGCCGGTGAACTTCACCATCGGCGTACAGGGCATGGTCTGGTGCAAGACCTGCAGGTACATCGGCTACAACGCCGCCATGGACGCCTCCCCGCTCCAAG GCGCGGAGGTGTACCTGCAGTGCCGGCACGGCCCGCGGCGGCTGAAGAAGTTGCCAGGGACATCGGGGCAGGGCGGCTACTTCGTCATCCAGTCGGCGCACATGGCGTCCTTCACCAACGACGAGTGCATGGTGTACGCAGAGAGCTCATCGTCGACCGCGTGTGGCCTCGTCGACGAACCCGCCGCCGGCGAGGGGCTGCCGCTCAAGTTCGACTCCTTCGTCAAGCACGGCGACGGCCTGCAGGCGCTCTACTCCGTCGGCAACTTTTTCTTCCGCCCCAGCAACCCCAACAAGTGCTAG